A region from the Brachyspira hampsonii genome encodes:
- a CDS encoding PepSY-like domain-containing protein: MKILKVILTIIIISSSTLFADDWIISPDYLPERAKQFVAQIFPDAQIWYVEMDDGKYEVELSNGIKIDFLGNGDWKEIDAEYIGIPYNVFPANVANTIRNTYPQTVIISAEKKWGTYEIKLNNMMELYISSDGQLIGQKFDD, encoded by the coding sequence ATGAAAATATTGAAAGTAATATTAACTATTATTATAATCTCTTCCAGCACTTTATTTGCTGATGATTGGATAATTTCTCCTGATTATTTACCTGAAAGAGCCAAGCAATTTGTAGCACAAATATTTCCTGATGCACAGATATGGTATGTCGAAATGGATGACGGCAAATATGAAGTTGAGCTTTCAAATGGTATAAAAATAGATTTCTTAGGCAATGGAGATTGGAAGGAAATAGATGCAGAATATATAGGAATACCATATAATGTATTTCCTGCCAATGTTGCAAACACAATAAGAAATACATATCCGCAAACCGTTATAATAAGTGCCGAAAAGAAATGGGGTACTTATGAGATAAAGCTTAATAATATGATGGAGCTTTATATATCTTCTGACGGTCAGCTGATAGGACAAAAATTCGACGATTGA